A section of the Pseudomonas sp. FP453 genome encodes:
- a CDS encoding MaoC/PaaZ C-terminal domain-containing protein, giving the protein MDYVTQIIDPPPSRTQLLRDGVRALRKPKLDGAPVLPTERLVRSAVALQATDIAAYGRACGFRPEQGVPLSYPHVLAFPLHLMLLTRPSFPYPASGMVHLANRIRQHQRLQEGQALRLEVYCERWVAHAKGQALSIATRAYSAGTLVWESDSLYLRRDVKDPVGEPWNDALALQEEGLLRTQRWVLPADLGRRFARVSGDFNPIHTSLIGAKLFGFRRAIAHGMWTLGRALAAQQPPGGLAQAEAHCDFKLPIFLPGQVALWNHPVNGPRREFEVRNFAGDKPHMRGLFVWNENRR; this is encoded by the coding sequence ATGGACTACGTGACGCAGATTATCGATCCACCCCCGTCGCGCACCCAGCTGTTGCGCGACGGCGTGCGTGCCCTGCGCAAACCAAAGCTGGATGGTGCACCGGTATTGCCGACTGAACGCCTGGTGCGTTCGGCCGTAGCGTTGCAGGCCACCGATATTGCCGCCTATGGCCGTGCCTGCGGGTTTCGCCCGGAGCAGGGCGTGCCATTGTCCTATCCCCATGTGCTGGCGTTCCCGCTGCACTTGATGTTGCTGACGCGGCCGAGCTTTCCTTATCCGGCCAGCGGCATGGTGCATCTGGCCAATCGCATTCGCCAGCATCAGCGTTTGCAGGAGGGCCAGGCGCTGCGCCTGGAGGTGTATTGCGAGCGCTGGGTCGCCCATGCCAAGGGGCAGGCGTTGAGTATCGCTACCCGTGCCTACAGCGCCGGCACTCTGGTGTGGGAAAGCGACAGCCTGTACCTGCGCCGGGACGTCAAGGATCCCGTCGGCGAACCCTGGAATGACGCGTTGGCGTTGCAGGAAGAAGGCCTGTTGCGCACCCAGCGCTGGGTGTTGCCGGCCGATCTGGGGCGGCGCTTTGCCCGGGTATCGGGGGACTTCAACCCGATCCACACCTCGCTGATCGGCGCCAAACTCTTTGGCTTTCGCCGCGCCATCGCCCACGGCATGTGGACCCTGGGCCGCGCGCTTGCCGCCCAGCAACCGCCCGGTGGACTGGCGCAGGCCGAGGCCCATTGCGACTTCAAACTGCCGATCTTCCTGCCCGGCCAGGTCGCGCTGTGGAACCACCCCGTAAACGGCCCGCGCCGCGAGTTTGAAGTGCGCAATTTCGCCGGTGATAAACCGCATATGCGTGGGCTATTTGTCTGGAATGAGAACCGTCGATGA
- a CDS encoding 3-oxoacyl-ACP reductase, translated as MSDSYLTFVNSPWGRRLAQAIGLPQPLPLQRHRSGQQGLANPVIVAGAGRLAAQVQQLFSATDTVTAAAATLKAPSTGKVQGAVFDASGVSGLQQLDELYEFFHANGKRLSQHGRVVVLGTAPEHCADLPQAIAQRALEGLVRSLAKELRRAITVQLLYVAPGAEDALDSSLRFFLSRRSAYVSGQVVRVENPVDGHVTVNWDKPFAGRRALVTGASRGIGLAIAQVLARDGAHVVCVDVPQAQDSLQQAAASVGGSALPLDITAADAAALLHAHVSQYGAFDVVVHNAGITRDKTIAKMTEAAWRSVLAVNLDAPLHLSEALLDSQGLNPGGRIVCVSSISGIAGNLGQSNYATSKAGVIGLVQGLAPRAAAQQVTVNAVAPGFIETQMTAKIPLMIREAGRRMNSLSQGGQPIDVAETIAWLAHPASGGVNGQVVRVCGQSLLGA; from the coding sequence ATGAGTGACAGCTATCTAACGTTCGTCAATTCCCCTTGGGGCCGCCGCCTCGCCCAGGCCATCGGCTTGCCGCAACCGCTGCCATTGCAACGCCATCGCAGCGGCCAGCAGGGCTTGGCCAACCCGGTGATCGTCGCCGGGGCAGGGCGCCTGGCTGCGCAGGTGCAACAGCTCTTCAGCGCCACCGATACGGTCACCGCTGCTGCGGCCACGCTCAAGGCACCGTCCACCGGCAAGGTGCAGGGTGCGGTGTTCGACGCCAGCGGCGTGAGCGGCCTGCAACAGTTGGATGAGCTGTATGAATTCTTCCATGCCAACGGCAAGCGTCTCAGCCAGCACGGCCGTGTGGTGGTGCTCGGCACCGCGCCGGAACACTGCGCGGACTTGCCCCAGGCCATCGCCCAGCGCGCCCTCGAAGGTTTGGTGCGCTCCCTGGCCAAGGAGCTGCGCCGTGCGATCACCGTGCAATTGCTCTACGTGGCGCCGGGGGCCGAAGATGCGCTGGACAGCAGCCTGCGCTTCTTTCTGTCGCGCCGCTCGGCCTACGTTTCGGGGCAGGTGGTGCGCGTGGAAAACCCCGTGGACGGTCACGTGACGGTCAACTGGGACAAGCCTTTCGCCGGTCGCCGCGCGCTGGTCACCGGTGCGTCCCGTGGCATCGGCCTGGCGATTGCCCAGGTGCTGGCCCGCGACGGTGCCCACGTGGTGTGTGTGGATGTGCCCCAGGCCCAGGACTCGCTGCAACAAGCGGCGGCCAGTGTGGGCGGTTCGGCATTGCCGTTGGACATCACCGCCGCCGACGCCGCTGCGCTGTTGCACGCCCATGTCAGTCAATACGGCGCATTTGACGTGGTGGTGCATAACGCCGGGATCACCCGTGACAAGACCATCGCCAAGATGACCGAGGCCGCGTGGCGCAGTGTGTTGGCGGTCAACCTGGACGCGCCCCTGCACCTGAGCGAGGCGTTGCTGGACAGCCAGGGCCTCAACCCCGGTGGGCGCATTGTGTGCGTGTCGTCGATCTCCGGCATCGCCGGCAACCTCGGGCAAAGCAACTACGCCACCTCCAAGGCCGGGGTGATTGGCCTGGTGCAAGGCCTCGCGCCGCGCGCGGCGGCGCAGCAGGTCACGGTCAATGCGGTGGCGCCGGGGTTTATCGAAACCCAGATGACCGCGAAGATTCCGTTGATGATCCGCGAAGCGGGGCGGCGCATGAATTCGCTGTCCCAGGGCGGGCAGCCGATTGACGTGGCCGAGACGATCGCCTGGCTGGCGCACCCGGCTTCCGGCGGGGTCAACGGACAAGTCGTACGGGTGTGCGGACAAAGTCTGCTGGGAGCTTGA